The DNA segment CGCACTGGAAAAACATCTGAGCCAGCACCAAAAACACCTGTTGCTTCGCTTCGCCAACACCAAAGCAGAGGTGATGAGCGCCCTCGATGAATTAAGCTGTGGCCTGTGTGACGATGTGCTGATTATTGGGGCGCGTTTCCCGCTGAACATCAGCCAGGAAAACGTCATTCTGGTGGATTGTCTGGAAGCGGGCGACGATGTGACCAGTATTCAGTTTGACCACAGCTTTGCCACCGAAACAGCCTGTAACTATCTGATTAGTCAAAATCGTCGGCAGATAGCCCTCATTCATCCTGAAGGTATGGGTTTCTCCGAACAGGTGCTGCTCGGCTACAAACATGCGCTGGAGAAGAATTTCCTGCCCTTTAACCGTAACCTGGTGTTTATGGAAGCCACCTCTTCCTCGGTAGCGTTACAGGAGTTGTTGAATAACGCCTCCACGCTCAATTTTAACGCGCTGCTGGTGGCGGATGAGCAGCAGGCTCAGCGGGTGATCCCGCAATTGCAGGCGTTTAATAAGTCGGTTCCGGAAGATATTATGATCTTCAGCCTTGCCGGTTCGCTGCATCTGCCGGGGATCCCGACCATCCCGGCAATCGAATACTCCATGGATGCGATGGCGGCGCGGATTGTCAGCTGGCTGAACGAAAAAACGCAAAGCATGTTGGGATCGTATGTGCTGCGCGGCGACTTAATTATTCCGGATGTTCGCCAGCGATAAGCTCATTATCGGGCGTGAAGCACAGGCTTCACGCTACATATCCGGGCATACCACCTTGCCGAGCGCTTCCCAGTAGTTGCTCTGATTATTCCTTTCCATCGCCACCGCCGCCTCGCGGATGTGCTGCTGATTGCCTTCATTCGCCATGATCGTTTTTTCCCATGCCTCGTCTGAAGGCGAACCTTGCGGCGTACAAATTTTTCGTAAGTCTTTGAGTATCGTATTTTTTTCGTGCGCGGATTGCAGTGCGCCATAAGGCGAGTCGGCCTGCGCCAGAGCCGGCAGCAAGAAAAGGGCGGCAATGATCGGTAAAACGGCTCGTTTCATGATAATAATCCTTGTAGTCGATGCGCATCATTTCAAGAATAAGTGTAGACGGTGTACGACTCTCTCAGCAGCCCGTGCGAATGTCGGAAAATGCTTCAGCCAAAAGTTGTATTTTTTCAGGAGGATAGAATGCAGATACAGATTACCGATACCGTTACCGAAGACGATCAAAACACGCTGCTCACCGGATTGCGTGCTTACAATTTTCAGTTTCTGCAAACGAGAAATTTTGGCGATCTGGCGGTTTACTGGCGTGACGAGCAGCAGAATATCCGGGGGGGATTAATTGGCAAAATCAAAGGGGAATGGCTGAGCATTGATTTGTTATGGATGCATGAATCCCTGCGTAAAGGCGGTTACGGTAGCCAGCTAATCCAGGCCGCAGAGCACGCCGCTCGCGAAAGAGGATGTCTCCATGCGCTGGTCGATACCCTGAGTTTTCAGGCGCTGCCGTTCTACCAGAAGAACGGTTACCAACTGCAACTGACGCTTGATGACTTCCCGGAAAAAGGGGCTGCCCGGCATTATTTATCGAAAACATTTTGATGACCGGAGGCATTCGCCGTGACGTCTGGACGCCGATTCACTTTCTTGCATAGCAGAATAGTGTATGTTCTGAACAATCATTTAATTCTTAAGCGGTAAAGAGATGAGACGGATCGAGATCGTACTGGGAGAGCTTGAAAGGCTGACGCGTGGGCTGGATCGTGCCGATTTGGCGCAGGAGACGGCGTTCACCGCGGAGGCGATTGGCTTCAACCTGGGGCTGGCGCGCAACTCGGTCAGTAAAGATCTCAACCAATTGTGGAATGACGGTCTGGCGATTAAAAGCCGGGGGCGTCCGGTGTTCTTCCTGCACCGCCAGACGCTGGAGACATTGCTGGGGCGCAAACTGGAGAGTAGCGAGCGCGAGGTGCGCTCAGTGGCCGACCTGCTTCCGCAAGCGGAAAATACGGGCGACGACGATCCTTTCACCGGCCTGATTGGCTACGACCGCAGCCTGCGCGATGCGGTTGAAAAAGGCCGCGCCGCTGTGCTCTATCCGCAGGGGTTGCATGTGCTGCTGACCGGCCCGTCCGGCGTGGGGAAAACCTTTTTTGCCGAACTGATGCACCGCTTCGCCTGCGAAAAGGCCGTCGGTTCCCCGCCGCCGCTGGTCTACTTTAACTGCGCCGAGTACGCCCATAACCCGGAACTGCTCTCTTCACACCTGTTTGGCCATCGTCAGGGGGCATTTACCGGCGCGAACGAGAATAAACCCGGTCTGGTTGAGCAGGCGGACGGCGGCTATTTACTGCTCGATGAAGTGCACCGTCTGCCCTACGAAGGTCAGGAAAAACTGTTTTCTATTCTCGATAAGGGTGAGTACCGTCCACTGGGGGACAGCAGCAAGGCGCGTCCGATCTCGGTACGGCTGATTTGCGCCACCACGGAACCGGCGAGTTCGTCCCTGTTGCGTACCTTCCAGCGACGAATTCAGGTGAGTATCGATTTGCCGGGAATTCGTCAGCGATCGATTGAAGAACAAGTGGAGCTGATTGTCGGTTTCCTGCAGCGTGAAAGTCGCAAAATCGAGCGCACGGTCAGCATCGACAAAACGCTACTGCTCTGGCTGTTGAACAAACCGCTGGAGGGCAACATTGGTCAGTTGAAGAGCGATATCCAGTTCCTGTGCGCCCAGGCGTGGGCGTCGGGGATGACGGAACATAATGACACACTACAGCTGGATAAACGGCTGGCGGAGATACCGTTCCACGCCACGCCGGAGCAACGTCTGCTGGTTGATGCCTTGTTTGAAGGGAAAGAGCGGCTGAACATTGATGCGCGCACGTTGCCGGCGCTGAAAACGTCGCTGGCGACCGGGGCGGAAATCGAAGAGAGCGATCTGTTTTACAGCTTCCTGACCCGTGAATATGTCAATCTGCGCAACAGTAATGTCCCGCCGGCGGAAACGCTGGCTATCCTGAAAAACAAGCTGAGTTCAATCTTTGAATATGGCCTCTACAGTCGCGATAGCGTGGCGCATCCACCGCGTTATGGCGATCAAATCGAAGAACGTGTGACGCTGTTGATCGGCTGCGTGGAACAGGTGCTGGGCTTTACGCTGCCGGAAAATCTGGTGAATCCGCTGCGCAAGCACTTCCTGGCGCTGATTGGCTACGTCCAGCGTGGGTTGATTCCCCAGCTCTACTCTTCCAGCCTGATCCTCGATCGCTGCAAAGATGAATACGATAACGCCACGCTGCTGTGCCGCAAAATCAATGAATTGCTGCATATTCAGTGCCCGGCGACGGAAGTCGTCTGGCTGTGTCTGTTCCTGAAAGAGTGCCGTCACTACCGCCAGCGCATTGATGCCAGTCCGGATTGCGGGGTGATTCTGGTCGCTCACGGCGCGACAACCGCGACCAGCATGGCGCAGTATGTTAACCGTGTACTGGAACGCGACCTGTTCAGCGCAGTCGACATGCCGTTTGAGCAGTCAGTACATGACACGCTGGAAACGCTGACCCAGATTATTCAGACCCAACGCTATCAGCGGCTGATCCTGATGGTCGATATTGGTTCGCTGGTACATTTTGGCAGTACGATCAGCAAGTTATTTCAGATAGACGTACTGCTGATGCCCAACATCACGCTGACCAGCCTGCTGGAGATTGGGCTGGATTTAAGCTACGAAACCAGCGATTTACCCCAGTTGGCGGCGCTCATGCAGAGTAAAAACATCCCCTGCCAGCTGTGTACGCCGCAGCAGGAAAACGGCGGCAAAGTGCTGGTTGTCTCCTGCATTACCGGCATGGGGACGGCGGAAAAGATTAAAAAAGTGCTTGAGGAGAGCTTCGGCGAACT comes from the Citrobacter amalonaticus genome and includes:
- a CDS encoding YicS family protein yields the protein MKRAVLPIIAALFLLPALAQADSPYGALQSAHEKNTILKDLRKICTPQGSPSDEAWEKTIMANEGNQQHIREAAVAMERNNQSNYWEALGKVVCPDM
- the dagR gene encoding transcriptional regulator DagR, with amino-acid sequence MRRIEIVLGELERLTRGLDRADLAQETAFTAEAIGFNLGLARNSVSKDLNQLWNDGLAIKSRGRPVFFLHRQTLETLLGRKLESSEREVRSVADLLPQAENTGDDDPFTGLIGYDRSLRDAVEKGRAAVLYPQGLHVLLTGPSGVGKTFFAELMHRFACEKAVGSPPPLVYFNCAEYAHNPELLSSHLFGHRQGAFTGANENKPGLVEQADGGYLLLDEVHRLPYEGQEKLFSILDKGEYRPLGDSSKARPISVRLICATTEPASSSLLRTFQRRIQVSIDLPGIRQRSIEEQVELIVGFLQRESRKIERTVSIDKTLLLWLLNKPLEGNIGQLKSDIQFLCAQAWASGMTEHNDTLQLDKRLAEIPFHATPEQRLLVDALFEGKERLNIDARTLPALKTSLATGAEIEESDLFYSFLTREYVNLRNSNVPPAETLAILKNKLSSIFEYGLYSRDSVAHPPRYGDQIEERVTLLIGCVEQVLGFTLPENLVNPLRKHFLALIGYVQRGLIPQLYSSSLILDRCKDEYDNATLLCRKINELLHIQCPATEVVWLCLFLKECRHYRQRIDASPDCGVILVAHGATTATSMAQYVNRVLERDLFSAVDMPFEQSVHDTLETLTQIIQTQRYQRLILMVDIGSLVHFGSTISKLFQIDVLLMPNITLTSLLEIGLDLSYETSDLPQLAALMQSKNIPCQLCTPQQENGGKVLVVSCITGMGTAEKIKKVLEESFGELMSQDTRMVILDYNDVRSLERVQQALNANERLAGIVGTFQPGLPDIPFISLEELFSEQGPELVLSLLTPDLSSAERRLEMERSAMRFISALTMESIINHISVLNPQRILKEMEGVLNHLTTALSLKPSRQVTLRFLIHCCCMVERIVINRKPLQMALENKPNLDPRAFSVIKSAFLPIEEVYAIRLSDAEYFYIYELLYS
- a CDS encoding LacI family DNA-binding transcriptional regulator, whose translation is MSTINDVSRLAGVSKATVSRVLSGSRGVKEASRLAVLKAVDELNYRPNVIAQSLLSQSTGCIGVICAQDNINQTTGYLYALEKHLSQHQKHLLLRFANTKAEVMSALDELSCGLCDDVLIIGARFPLNISQENVILVDCLEAGDDVTSIQFDHSFATETACNYLISQNRRQIALIHPEGMGFSEQVLLGYKHALEKNFLPFNRNLVFMEATSSSVALQELLNNASTLNFNALLVADEQQAQRVIPQLQAFNKSVPEDIMIFSLAGSLHLPGIPTIPAIEYSMDAMAARIVSWLNEKTQSMLGSYVLRGDLIIPDVRQR
- a CDS encoding GNAT family N-acetyltransferase, with translation MQIQITDTVTEDDQNTLLTGLRAYNFQFLQTRNFGDLAVYWRDEQQNIRGGLIGKIKGEWLSIDLLWMHESLRKGGYGSQLIQAAEHAARERGCLHALVDTLSFQALPFYQKNGYQLQLTLDDFPEKGAARHYLSKTF